A DNA window from Jaculus jaculus isolate mJacJac1 chromosome 1, mJacJac1.mat.Y.cur, whole genome shotgun sequence contains the following coding sequences:
- the Cdkn2b gene encoding cyclin-dependent kinase 4 inhibitor B → MRDEDKGMLGGGGGDAGLATAAARGQVETVKRLLEGGADANAVNRFGRRPIQVMMMGSAQVAELLLLHGAEPNCADPATLTRPVHDAAREGFLDTLAALHRAGARLDVRDAWGRLPVDLAEERGHSDVAHYLRAAAGD, encoded by the exons ATGCGCGACGAGGACAAGGGCATGCTcgggggcggcggcggggacGCGGGCCTGGCCACCGCCGCGGCGCGCGGACAAGTGGAGACGGTGAAGCGGCTCCTGGAAGGCGGTGCCGACGCCAACGCCGTCAACCGCTTCGGGAGGCGCCCGATCCAG GTCATGATGATGGGCAGCGCCCAGGTGGccgagctgctgctgctccaCGGCGCTGAACCCAACTGCGCGGATCCCGCCACCCTTACCCGACCTGTGCACGACGCGGCCCGGGAGGGCTTCTTGGACACGCTGGCGGCGCTGCACCGGGCCGGGGCGCGGCTAGATGTACGCGACGCCTGGGGCCGCCTGCCCGTGGACCTGGCTGAGGAGAGAGGGCACAGCGATGTTGCCCACTATCTGCGTGCAGCTGCAGGGGACTGA